The Calditerrivibrio nitroreducens DSM 19672 genome window below encodes:
- the gmhA gene encoding D-sedoheptulose 7-phosphate isomerase: MERYIEEIINDVRSVQNRFFSEAAPLLLEISKDIADTFLSGGKLLICGNGGSAADAQHVAAEFVNRFKMERPPLPAIALTTDTSIITSIGNDYSFEDIFSKQVEALGTEKDILIGISTSGNSPNVLKALRSASKIGMKVIGFTGKTGGKMVGLCDKIVKVDTDVTARIQEIHIISFHIICGLVDEILFGKFSEVE; the protein is encoded by the coding sequence ATGGAAAGATATATTGAAGAGATAATCAATGATGTAAGAAGCGTCCAGAATAGGTTTTTTTCAGAAGCAGCACCATTGCTACTTGAGATTTCAAAAGATATTGCAGATACCTTCTTATCGGGTGGGAAACTTTTGATATGTGGCAATGGGGGTTCAGCTGCGGATGCCCAGCATGTGGCGGCAGAGTTTGTAAATAGGTTTAAAATGGAGAGACCCCCATTACCGGCGATTGCCCTTACAACTGACACATCGATTATCACATCTATAGGTAACGACTACAGCTTCGAAGATATATTTTCCAAACAGGTGGAAGCCCTCGGTACGGAAAAGGATATTTTAATAGGTATCTCCACAAGTGGAAACTCGCCAAATGTCCTTAAAGCGCTCAGATCTGCATCCAAAATCGGTATGAAGGTTATCGGTTTTACAGGTAAAACAGGTGGTAAAATGGTTGGTCTTTGTGATAAGATCGTAAAAGTGGATACCGATGTCACCGCAAGGATTCAGGAGATACATATCATAAGCTTTCACATCATCTGCGGACTTGTGGATGAGATCCTTTTTGGGAAATTTTCCGAGGTGGAATAA